The following are from one region of the Cydia pomonella isolate Wapato2018A unplaced genomic scaffold, ilCydPomo1 PGA_scaffold_202, whole genome shotgun sequence genome:
- the LOC133533721 gene encoding cuticle protein 8-like: MFSQIVILCAFAAVAQAGLLVEPHYSSAAAVSSQSIVRHDQPQLAHKLVAAPVAYHGAPAHVAYHVAPAPVTYHAAPAPITYHAAPAAVHYTAPVAKVVAHHEEEIAYPKYEYTYSVADDHTGDNKSQQETRDGDVVKGSYSFHEANGSIRTVEYTADDHNGFNAVVHNTAPTHAPAVIKAAPVVIKAAPVYAGPAYYHH, encoded by the exons ATGTTCTCCCAA ATCGTAATTTTGTGCGCCTTCGCGGCTGTAGCTCAGGCCGGTCTCCTGGTTGAGCCGCACTATTCCTCGGCCGCCGCTGTCTCCTCGCAGAGCATCGTGCGCCACGACCAGCCCCAGCTGGCCCACAAGCTGGTGGCTGCCCCTGTCGCCTACCACGGAGCTCCCGCTCACGTCGCCTACCACGTCGCTCCCGCTCCCGTGACCTACCATGCTGCTCCCGCCCCCATCACCTACCATGCTGCTCCTGCCGCTGTCCACTACACCGCCCCTGTTGCTAAAGTTGTTGCCCACCACGAAGAAGAAATT GCTTACCCCAAATACGAGTACACCTACTCTGTGGCTGACGACCACACAGGCGACAACAAGTCCCAGCAGGAGACCCGCGACGGAGATGTCGTGAAGGGCTCTTACTCTTTCCACGAGGCTAACGGCTCCATCCGCACCGTGGAGTACACCGCTGACGACCACAATGGCTTTAACGCGGTGGTGCATAACACTGCCCCCACGCACGCGCCCGCCGTCATTAAAGCCGCCCCTGTCGTCATCAAGGCTGCGCCCGTCTATGCCGGTCCCGCTTACTACCACCATTAA